The following are from one region of the Ruficoccus sp. ZRK36 genome:
- a CDS encoding UDP-2,3-diacylglucosamine diphosphatase: MKKPVLKFKSVILSDVHLGTPDCKIDEVNHFLKHTRCERLILNGDIIDGWSLKRKLSWEKGHTKFVRRILKIAEKKDTDVIYIRGNHDDFLANYLPLVFDRIQLVEEYTLKTSGGDYLCIHGDCFDAITTHSKFISILGDIGYQSLLKFNRYYNKYRSLRGKEYFSVSKAIKAKVKNIVNHISDFEKHLQSLAEKRQCVGIICGHIHTAEDKMIGDIRYLNSGDWVESMTAIVEHFDGRFELIDYKEFCERLEAKSIAQAQKKADRFAAANAAQEQVLWLSEDELAQA, from the coding sequence ATGAAAAAGCCGGTCCTCAAGTTTAAGTCTGTCATCCTGTCGGACGTCCACCTGGGCACCCCCGATTGTAAAATCGATGAGGTGAACCACTTCCTGAAGCATACCCGCTGCGAGCGGCTCATCCTCAACGGCGACATCATTGACGGCTGGAGCCTGAAGCGAAAGCTGAGCTGGGAGAAGGGGCACACCAAGTTTGTACGCCGCATCCTGAAGATCGCCGAAAAGAAAGACACCGACGTCATCTACATCCGCGGTAACCACGACGACTTTCTGGCCAACTACCTGCCGCTGGTTTTCGACCGCATCCAGCTCGTCGAGGAGTACACGCTGAAGACCTCCGGCGGCGACTACCTGTGTATCCACGGGGACTGCTTCGACGCCATCACCACCCACTCGAAGTTTATCTCCATCCTCGGAGACATCGGCTACCAGAGCCTGCTCAAGTTCAACCGCTACTACAACAAGTACCGCTCCCTGCGCGGTAAGGAGTACTTCTCGGTCAGCAAGGCCATCAAGGCCAAGGTCAAAAACATCGTCAACCACATCAGCGACTTTGAAAAGCACCTGCAAAGCCTCGCTGAAAAACGCCAGTGCGTGGGCATCATCTGCGGCCACATCCACACCGCCGAGGACAAGATGATCGGCGACATCCGCTACCTCAACTCAGGCGACTGGGTCGAGTCGATGACCGCCATCGTCGAGCACTTCGACGGACGCTTTGAGCTGATCGACTACAAAGAATTTTGCGAGCGTCTGGAGGCCAAGAGCATTGCCCAGGCCCAGAAAAAAGCCGACCGTTTCGCGGCGGCAAATGCCGCGCAGGAGCAAGTCCTGTGGCTGAGCGAGGATGAACTCGCGCAGGCCTGA
- a CDS encoding DNA starvation/stationary phase protection protein, whose translation MAKKKTNTSSANKKVVEALRVVVADTYALMGQTHLCHWNVEGPSFFALHTAFEEQYTELFTAVDEIAERIRALDAYSPGGLKSLSDIAGMNNLPEKVGAEKMVASLVEDHAKLIKDAGKARDLAGDADDNETEDLMIARIQVHEKTVWMLKSFLK comes from the coding sequence ATGGCTAAGAAAAAAACTAATACCTCTTCCGCCAATAAGAAGGTCGTCGAAGCCCTTCGTGTTGTGGTCGCTGACACATATGCATTGATGGGCCAAACCCATCTGTGCCACTGGAACGTCGAGGGGCCGAGCTTCTTCGCCCTCCACACTGCTTTCGAAGAGCAATATACCGAGCTCTTCACAGCCGTTGACGAAATCGCTGAGCGCATCCGTGCTCTCGACGCCTACTCTCCCGGTGGCCTCAAGTCCCTCTCGGACATCGCCGGCATGAACAACCTGCCCGAGAAGGTCGGCGCCGAAAAGATGGTGGCCAGCCTCGTCGAGGACCACGCCAAGCTGATCAAGGATGCCGGTAAGGCCCGCGATCTCGCCGGTGACGCTGATGACAACGAAACCGAAGACCTCATGATCGCCCGCATCCAGGTCCACGAAAAGACCGTGTGGATGCTCAAGAGCTTCCTCAAGTAG
- a CDS encoding M16 family metallopeptidase, which yields MKHSALLSLACLLPLWVAAQPVSSDLQPDPAVTWGQLDNGLDYAIMPNAEPPGKVSLRLLVKAGSLMEREDQRGLAHFLEHMAFNGSKHYPPGSLVEYLQRIGMSFGADTNAHTGFDETVYKLELPGNTDALLKEGFQVLSDYAGELLLGEEEINHERGVILSELRARDSVDYRTFVANWEFLFPDSLLPQRLPIGLEKVIEGAPRTAFVDFYTDWYRPDNLAVVVVGDVTPEQVEPLLKAAFGPLKNPETPLSEPDLGTVGAPGLHTTLHSEPEAPATVISIESLRPYSKPADSADVRIGDIQAAAASRILTRRFEKLAKEPDAPFSEGAAYAYDYLDFFELGGVEMTCRPEQWQAALTVAEQELRRALQYGFTPAEVDEIKADLLKGYERAVQEAPTRLDRSLSSAIVRSLSRDEVFTSPQTDLELAQAAMADFGPAEALAALRLLWTVDNRYVFVSGNLELGADDPTIEDVFMASAAADVQPPEMVEAKPWPYTDFGPAGEVVKERTVEDLDIHQVVFANNVRFNFKQTDFEAGSVSVAVRFGGGKLTSPADQPGLAEFTGMVFAAGGLEKLSADELQQTLAGKDVGLGFDVDTDAFLLSGNCSPADFTTQVQLLAAALTEPGYREEAARLARQQYAEVALRLDHTMEGVMGNQVSRFLADGSRFFGMPDKEQFDARTMEEVKAWLAQPLADAYLEISVVGDIDYETALKAVAATFGALPKRADAPAADIAERESVAFPTGVTEKNFPYATDIPRAAAVVYWPTVDFWDIERTRRLNVLSYVLADRLRVEVREKLGEGYSPYARNISSETFKDYGYLFALNICAPDKAQELAVLLDNLGKDLGTGNVTEDETERAIKPILNMLKDYLRTNGYWLNRVLLRSQEKPQVLEWARTISSDYNAISVDELNELTREYLGDTEGLKVTVVPEKK from the coding sequence ATGAAACACTCCGCTCTCCTCTCTCTCGCCTGTCTGCTGCCGCTGTGGGTGGCTGCGCAACCGGTCTCCAGCGACCTGCAGCCCGACCCTGCCGTCACCTGGGGGCAGCTCGATAACGGCCTGGATTACGCGATCATGCCCAATGCCGAGCCCCCCGGTAAGGTCAGCCTGCGTCTGCTGGTCAAGGCCGGCTCACTCATGGAGCGGGAGGACCAGCGAGGGCTGGCACACTTTCTGGAGCACATGGCCTTTAACGGCAGCAAGCACTATCCGCCCGGCTCGCTGGTGGAGTACCTCCAGCGCATCGGGATGAGCTTCGGGGCCGACACCAACGCCCATACCGGCTTTGACGAGACTGTCTATAAGCTGGAGCTGCCCGGCAACACCGACGCGCTGCTCAAGGAGGGCTTTCAGGTGCTCTCCGACTACGCGGGTGAGCTTTTGCTGGGTGAAGAAGAGATCAACCACGAGCGCGGCGTCATCCTCAGTGAGCTGCGTGCCCGCGATTCGGTGGATTACCGCACGTTTGTTGCAAACTGGGAGTTCCTCTTCCCCGACTCACTGCTGCCACAGCGCTTGCCCATCGGGCTGGAAAAGGTCATCGAGGGTGCCCCCCGCACGGCTTTTGTTGATTTTTACACGGACTGGTATCGCCCGGATAACCTCGCTGTCGTCGTGGTCGGGGACGTGACACCGGAGCAAGTCGAGCCGCTGCTCAAGGCCGCCTTTGGGCCGCTGAAAAACCCGGAGACGCCGCTCAGCGAACCTGATCTGGGCACGGTGGGAGCGCCCGGCCTGCACACGACGCTTCACAGTGAGCCGGAGGCTCCCGCGACCGTGATCAGCATTGAGAGCCTGCGCCCCTACTCGAAGCCTGCGGACAGCGCCGATGTGCGCATCGGGGATATCCAGGCCGCAGCTGCCAGCCGCATTCTCACCCGCCGCTTTGAGAAGCTGGCCAAGGAGCCGGACGCTCCCTTCTCCGAGGGGGCCGCCTACGCCTATGATTATCTGGATTTCTTTGAATTGGGTGGCGTGGAGATGACGTGCCGCCCGGAGCAGTGGCAGGCTGCTCTCACGGTTGCTGAGCAGGAGCTGCGCCGCGCGCTCCAGTACGGCTTTACCCCCGCTGAGGTGGATGAGATCAAGGCCGATCTGCTCAAGGGCTACGAGCGTGCCGTGCAGGAAGCTCCTACGCGGCTTGACCGTTCGCTCTCCAGCGCGATTGTGCGCTCACTCTCGCGGGACGAGGTTTTCACCTCGCCGCAGACGGACCTGGAGCTGGCGCAGGCCGCGATGGCGGACTTTGGCCCAGCCGAGGCGCTCGCCGCCCTGCGACTACTGTGGACGGTGGATAACCGCTACGTCTTTGTCAGTGGCAACCTCGAGCTTGGCGCGGACGACCCCACAATCGAGGATGTTTTCATGGCCAGCGCCGCTGCCGATGTTCAGCCGCCGGAGATGGTCGAGGCCAAGCCATGGCCGTACACGGACTTTGGCCCGGCGGGTGAGGTCGTGAAGGAACGCACCGTCGAAGACCTAGATATCCATCAAGTGGTTTTCGCTAACAACGTACGCTTCAATTTCAAGCAAACCGACTTCGAGGCGGGTAGCGTCTCGGTGGCCGTACGCTTCGGTGGCGGCAAGCTGACGTCCCCGGCAGACCAGCCGGGCTTGGCGGAATTTACAGGGATGGTGTTCGCGGCCGGTGGTCTGGAAAAGCTCAGCGCGGACGAGCTGCAGCAGACCCTCGCCGGTAAGGACGTGGGGCTGGGCTTTGATGTCGATACGGATGCCTTTCTGCTCAGCGGTAATTGCTCCCCGGCGGATTTTACGACGCAGGTGCAGCTGCTGGCAGCGGCCCTGACGGAGCCCGGCTATCGGGAGGAGGCGGCCCGCCTCGCTCGCCAGCAATATGCCGAGGTGGCCCTGCGGCTCGACCATACGATGGAGGGAGTGATGGGGAACCAGGTGAGCCGTTTTCTGGCCGATGGGAGCCGCTTCTTCGGGATGCCGGATAAGGAGCAATTCGATGCGCGGACGATGGAAGAGGTAAAGGCCTGGCTGGCCCAGCCGCTTGCTGATGCGTATCTGGAGATCTCCGTGGTCGGTGACATCGACTACGAGACGGCGCTGAAGGCTGTGGCTGCTACGTTCGGGGCCTTGCCGAAGCGTGCGGATGCACCGGCTGCCGATATCGCCGAGCGCGAGAGTGTGGCATTCCCTACAGGGGTGACGGAGAAAAACTTCCCCTACGCGACAGACATCCCCCGGGCCGCCGCGGTCGTCTACTGGCCGACCGTGGATTTCTGGGACATCGAGCGCACGCGCCGTCTGAATGTGCTCTCCTATGTGCTGGCGGATCGCCTGCGGGTGGAAGTGCGCGAGAAGCTCGGCGAGGGCTACAGCCCCTATGCGCGAAATATCAGCAGCGAAACCTTTAAGGACTACGGCTATCTCTTTGCGCTCAATATCTGCGCCCCGGACAAGGCGCAGGAGCTGGCCGTCCTGCTGGATAATCTCGGTAAGGATCTGGGGACGGGCAACGTCACCGAGGATGAGACCGAGCGGGCGATCAAGCCCATCCTCAACATGCTGAAGGACTACCTGCGCACCAACGGCTACTGGCTCAACCGCGTGCTGCTGCGCTCTCAGGAGAAGCCACAGGTGCTGGAGTGGGCGCGCACGATCTCCAGTGACTATAACGCGATCAGCGTGGATGAGCTCAATGAACTGACCCGTGAATACCTGGGCGACACCGAAGGCCTTAAGGTGACGGTTGTACCGGAAAAGAAATAG